The following are encoded together in the Labrus mixtus chromosome 2, fLabMix1.1, whole genome shotgun sequence genome:
- the gtpbp2b gene encoding GTP-binding protein 2b, whose product MVDLLSGSGAVSPGHARQGQGCGNNGKKTSKKSRTRRGKRGRRRRNKKNNRNNKTPPPYFPPEAEEGNIEYKLKLVNPTQYRFEHLATQLKWRLQEGRGEAVYQIGVEDNGLLVGLTEADMRASLKTLKRMAEKVGADITLLREREVDYDSDRNTRKIAEVLVRKVPDDQQFLDLRVAVLGNVDSGKSTLLGVLTQGELDNGRGRARLNLFRHLHEIQTGRTSSISFEILGFNSKGEVVNYSESRTAEEICESSSKMITFIDLAGHHKYLKTTIFGLTSYCPDFAMLVVSANTGIAGTTREHLGLAMALKVPIFIVVSKVDLCSRGTVDRTVRQLERVLKQPGCNKVPMVISNPDDAVTAAQQFTQSACITPIFTLSSVSGESLDLLKVFLNILPPLSNSKEQEELMQQLTEFQVDEIYSVPDVGTVVGGTLYSGVCREGERLVVGPTDEGRFLRLKVGSIQRNRSACRVLRAGQAATLALGNFDRSLLRKGMVMVSPKMNPTICCQFEAAIVLLFHAKTFRRGSQVTVHVGNVRQTATVECLHGKEELRTGERAVVRFRFIKHPEYLRLGAKLLFREGVTKGIGHVARLLPPSQNHDQNQIHDQNL is encoded by the exons ATGGTGGATTTATTATCCGGGAGTGGTGCAGTGTCGCCCGGGCACGCCAGACAGGGACAGGGCTGCGGGAATAACGGGAAGAAAACGTCGAAAAAGTCACGAACGAGAAGAGGCAAACGAGGCCGAAGGAGaaggaacaaaaagaacaacCGGAACAACAAAACACCGCCACCGTATTTCCCACCGGAG GCTGAAGAAGGAAACATCGAGTACAAG CTGAAGCTGGTTAATCCCACTCAGTATCGCTTCGAGCACCTGGCCACGCAGCTGAAGTGGCGTCTGCAAGAGGGCCGCGGCGAGGCCGTCTACCAGATCGGAGTGGAGGACAACGGCCTGCTGGTCGGTCTGACCGAGGCCGACATGAGGGCGTCGCTCAAGACCTTAAAGAGGATGGCGGAGAA AGTCGGAGCCGACATCACGCTCCtccgagagagagaggtggactACGACTCGGACAGAAACACGCGTAAGATCGCAGAGGTCCTGGTTCGGAAAGTTCCTGATGATCAGCAG TTCCTTGACCTGCGGGTGGCAGTTCTTGGCAATGTTGACTCAGGGAAGTCGACCCTGCTGGGCGTCCTGACGCAGGGCGAGCTGGACAACGGGCGAGGACGAGCGCGACTCAACCTCTTCAGACATCTACACGAGATTCAGACGGGACGAACCTCCAGCATCAGTTTCGAGATCCTCGGCTTCAACAGCAAAGGAGAG GTCGTGAACTACAGCGAGTCTCGGACAGCGGAGGAGATCTGTGAGAGCTCCTCTAAGATGATCACCTTCATCGACCTGGCCGGACACCACAAGTACCTGAAGACGACCATCTTTGGCCTCACCAGCTACTGCCCCGACTTCGCTATGCTAGTGGTGAGCGCCAACACGGGCATCG CCGGTACGACCCGGGAGCACCTGGGCCTGGCCATGGCGCTGAAGGTTCCCATCTTCATCGTGGTCAGTAAAGTGGACCTGTGCTCGCGCGGCACCGTGGACAGAACGGTCCGTCAGCTGGAGCGGGTCCTGAAGCAACCGGGCTGCAACAAGGTTCCCATGGTGATATCGAACCCCGATGACGCTGTGACGGCAGCGCAGCAGTTTACCCAGTCAGCATG catCACGCCCATCTTCACCCTGTCCAGTGTGTCCGGAGAGAGTCTGGACCTGTTGAAGGTTTTCCTGAACATCCTTCCTCCTCTGAGCAACAgcaaggagcaggaggagctgatGCAGCAGCTCACCGAgttccag gtcgACGAGATCTACTCTGTTCCCGATGTGGGGACCGTGGTGGGGGGAACTCTGTACAG tggagTGTGTCGGGAGGGCGAGCGGCTGGTGGTCGGTCCCACAGACGAGGGTCGATTCCTGCGTCTGAAGGTGGGCAGCATCCAGAGGAACCGCTCGGCCTGCAGGGTGCTGAGGGCGGGACAGGCCGCCACGCTCGCTCTGGGAAACTTTGACCGCTCGCTGCTGCGCAAG ggcaTGGTGATGGTCAGTCCCAAGATGAACCCGACCATCTGCTGTCAGTTTGAAGCCGCCATCGTGCTGCTCTTCCACGCCAAGACCTTCCGTCGGGGCTCGCAGGTCACCGTGCATGTCGGCAACGTGCGGCAGACGGCGACCGTGGAGTGTCTTCACGGGAAG gaggagctgcgtACGGGCGAGAGAGCCGTGGTCCGCTTCCGCTTCATCAAACACCCGGAGTACCTGCGACTCGGCGCCAAGCTGCTCTTCAGGGAGGGCGTCACCAAAGGCATCGGCCACGTCGCCCGCCTCCTGCCCCCCTCCCAGAACCACGACCAGAACCAGATCCACGACCAGAACCTGTAG
- the LOC132995752 gene encoding E3 ubiquitin-protein ligase TRIM21-like, protein MAAANYHRSEDQFLCSICLDVFNDPVTIPCGHNFCKNCITEHWNTSDQYKCPLCNKVFNTRPELHVNTFISEMVGQFRDKAQQEASSSSSELQESKPGEVLCDVCTGTKQKALKSCLDCLVSYCETHLEPHLTASRLKRHQLIDPVENLEDRMCTKHDKPLELFCKTDQTCVCMLCSVLDHQTHKFVPLKEEYEEKKTKLEETEAEIQQMIQKRRLEIQEIKHSVDLSKDDADREMAEGVRVFTALKESVERGQAEFIDTIEKKLKTTEKQAEAFIKELEQEICELMKRSTEVQQLSRSEDHLHLIQRVQSVNFAPPTKDWTEVNVCQPLYEETVRKAVAQLEETLSEEMKKLLVPAELKRVQQYAVDVTLDPDTAQPYLIRSDDGKQVHHGDVRNLPDNPRRYSSLPYVLGQQSFSSGRFYFEVQVTGRTSWKLGVARKLNKRKGEITVLLEKDVWDICLKNGNEYKAREARLSLKCRPEKVGVFVDYEEGLVSFYDVGAAALIYSFTDCSFRRKLFPYFSPGLNEGDKNSAPLIICPVKVTVKSGI, encoded by the coding sequence CAGTACAAGTGTCCATTGTGTAATAAGGTTTTTAACACAAGACCTGAGCTGCACGTCAACACTTTCATCTCTGAGATGGTTGGTCAGTTCAGAGACAAAGCTCAGCAGgaagccagcagcagcagctcagagctACAAGAGTCCAAACCAGGAGAAGTTCTCTGTGACGTCTGCACTGGAACCAAACAGAAGGCCCTGAAGTCCTGCTTAGACTGTCTGGTCTCCTACTGTGAGACTCACCTGGAGCCTCATCTGACAGCTTCACGTCTGAAAAGACACCAGCTGATCGACCCTGTGGAGAACCTGGAGGACAGGATGTGTACGAAGCACGATAAACCTCTGGAGCTGTTCTGTAAGACCGATCAGACCTGTGTCTGcatgctctgctctgttttagACCACCAGACACACAAGTTTGTTCCTCTGAAAGAAGAatatgaagaaaagaagacaaagctggaggagacagaggctgaaattcAGCAGATGATCCAGAAAAGACGACTGGAGATTCAAGAGATCAAACACTCAGTGGACCTCAGTAAAGACgatgcagacagagagatggcAGAAGGTGTTCGAGTCTTCACCGCTCTGAAGGAGTCTGTTGAGAGAGGTCAGGCCGAGTTCATCGACACGATCGAAAAGAAGctgaaaacaacagagaaacaggCCGAAGCTTTCatcaaagagctggagcagGAAATCTGTgagctgatgaagaggagcacTGAGGTGCAGCAGCTCTCACGCTCTGAAGACCACCTCCATCTAATCCAGAGAGTCCAGTCTGTTAACTTTGCTCCACCCACCAAAGACTGGACAGAGGTTAATGTCTGTCAACCACTTTATGAGGAGACTGTGAGGaaagctgtggctcagctggagGAGACTCTCAGTGAAGAGATGAAGAAGTTGTTGGTTCCAGCTGAGCTGAAGCGAGTCCAGCAGTATGCTGTGGATGTAACTCTTGATCCTGATACAGCACAACCATATCTCATCCGGTCTGATGATGGGAAACAAGTTCATCATGGTGATGTGAGGAATCTACCAGACAACCCACGGAGATATTCTTCCTTACCTTATGTTTTAGGACAGCAGAGTTTCTCTTCAGGCAGATTTTACTTCGAGGTTCAGGTTACAGGAAGGACTAGTTGGAAATTAGGAGTGGCCAGAAAGTTGAATAAAAGGAAGGGAGAAATCACAGTGCTTCTTGAAAAAGATGTGTGggatatatgtttaaaaaatggaaatgagtACAAAGCTCGTgaagctcgtctctctctgaagTGTCGGCCTGAGaaggtgggggtgtttgtgGATTATGAGGAGGGTCTGGTCTCCTTTTATGACGTTGGTGCTGCAGCTCTGATCTACTCTtttacagactgctcctttagGAGGAAACTCTTCCCTTACTTTAGTCCTGGTCTGAATGAAGGAGATAAAAACTCTGCACCTCTGATCATCTGTCCTGTCAAagttaccgtaaaatccggaatataa